The window ATCATCGCGCGGCAGAACGAGGACCGCGTGCCCGAGCTTGTGCCGCTGCGCACCGAACGGATGAGCGCGAGCCCGTTCACGTTCTACCGCGGCACGGCCGCACTCATGGCCGCCGACCTCGCGAACGGCCCGTCCAGCGGCATCCGCGTGGCATCATGCGGCGATGCGCACGTGTCGAATTTCGGGTTCTACGCCTCGCCTGCCCGCGAGTTGCTGTTCGATCTGAACGACTTCGACGAGGCGGCGTGGGCGCCGTGGGAATGGGATCTGAAGCGCCTGGTGACCAGCATCGTCATCGCCGGGCAGGTGTCCTCACGCGACGATGCGGTGGTTCAGGATGCCGCGCGCGGCGCAGTGCGCACCTATGCGCGAGCGCTGCGTGCGAGCCTGCGGCGGTCGCCGACGCAGCGGTATTACACGCACTTTGCGGCCACGGCCGCCGACGACACGCTCGATGGCGCGTCGCGCCGGGCATTGCGTGCGGCCATTCGAGACGCGCGCAAGCGCACCGGGGAACGCGCCGCCCGTCGCACGACCGAGATCGACGCGGCCGGGCGCCGGGTGTTCGTTGAGAACCCGCCGGCGATGACGCACGCACCGGCCGAGGTGGTGCGCGGCATCCGTGCCGAGATGGAACGGTATGTGCACTCGGCAGGCGTCGACATTCGGATGCTGCTGCAGAACTTCACCGTCGCCGATGTCGCCCGCCGGGTGGTGGGCGTGGGAAGTGTGGGCACCCGCTGCTACCTGATCGTCTTCGAAGACGGAGACGGCAACACTCTGCTGCTGCAGGCCAAGCAGGCCGGGCGCAGTGTGCTCGTCGAGCACGGTGGCCTCGTGCAACCGCCGGAGCTCGACGAATACATCGAGCAGCACGGCCAGGGCGGACGCGTCGTCGCCCTGCAACGGATTCTGCAGGCGGCATCCGACCCCTTCCTGGGGCACCTGCGGTCAGAAGCCGGCATCGAACTGTACGTGCGCCAATTCCACGACATGAAGGGCGGCATCGACATCGAGACGCTCGATGATGTGCCGTTCGCACGGTACGCACAGGCGTGCGCGGCGGTTCTGGCACGGGCGCATTCGCAGTCGCCGGCCGTCGCGGTCGTGTCGGGGTACGTCGGCGGCGGACGCGCGATCGCCGAGCCGCTGCTGGAGTGGGCGTACGGGTATGCGGCGGTGTCGCGCGAAGACTACGACGCCTTTTTCGAGGCGGCCGTGGCTCCCGGCATCCCCTCGGCCGGGTGACCTGCCGGTCGGCGGGTTGTGCAGCCTCTTGCGCCTCCCCGTTGCCGGGGCGTGTCACAGAACGTGCGGGTTCGCGGGCGCCCGACCCGGCCTTAGTGTGACATCCCCAGTGGGCCGTGTCACAGAACGTGCGGGTTCATCGCCCTGCGGCCCACCCCTTGTGTGACATCCCCCTCACGCGTGTCACAGAACGTGCGGGTTCGCGGGCGCCCGACCCACCCCTTGCATGGCATCCCCAGTGGCCGTGTCACAGAACGTGCGGGTCCGCGGGCGCCCGACCCGCCCCTTGTGCGACATCCCCCTCACTCAGCCGAGGCCATGCGCCCGCAACCACTCATCGCGCGTGCTCGCGGTGGTGTACAGCAGCCACGCGTCGGTGATCGTCTCGCGCAGTAGGTCGAGGTCGATGCCATCCAGCTCGGTGAGCACCGTCGGCCATCCGTCGAAATGCGGGGTGTCGAAGAAGGTGCCGGGAAAGGTCTGGAGCAGCGCGGCTTTCCCGTCGAGGCCGTCGGTGCGAATGCCGACCACCACACCCTCCGGCCAGGTGCGCCCGAGGGCCGCGAGCGCGGCGAGGTCTGCCTTGCGCGGTCCGCGCTCCCAAACCACCTGACCGGCCTTCGTACGCCAGGCCGCCGCGCCGTGCGGAGTCGTGGTCTCGGTCACGTCGGGAAACTCGGCGCAGATCGCGCGCACATCGTCGAGCGTCGCCATACGGCGATTGTCCTCTGGCGCGGCGGCGGCGTCTACGCTCGCGCACGCCCCGTATGGGGGATGCCGCGGGCCGGGGCAGTCGGGTTCAGCTGGCCGCTTCGTCGTGCTCGTCGTCGGCGCGCACGGTGGCCACCAGGCGACCGGCCGCGGGCTCGACGCCGAACAGTGCAGTGACGGCGTCGGCGAATTCGCCGGCGCGACCATCGGCGGCCAACTCGCGTGCCCGCACCGAGGGGCCGTGCAGCAGGACCCCCGCCAAGTGCCGCAGCGCGGCCTCGGTCTCGGGCGTGGTGTCGCCGCGCTTGCGCGCCCACGCGATCTCGCCGTCGAGCACATCGAACACATGCGAGCGCAGGGCGACCAGCGCGGGGGTGACGGCGTCTTCGGCACTCGCGCGCCGATACTCGGCGACCGCCCCCTCGACGAGGGCGCGCGCTTCGTCGGTCGCCCCCAGCTCGGGAAGCGGCGCATGCGCGCGCAGCGTCTCAAGGTCGAGCAATTCGGTGTCGGGCAGCGTGGCCACCGCCGGATCGACGTTGCGCGGCAGGCCGAGGTCGATGACAAGACGCCGCTCCAGGGCTCCGGGCAGATTTCGCGCGGCCTCGACCATTGCGGCATCCACGATCACGGTCGGCGCGACACTGCACGCGACGAGGATGTCGCTGTCGGCGATGGCCTGCTCGAGCCCATCGAGCGGGACCGCCGCGATGTCGTGGTTCGCCACGAAGCCGGCGGCGCGGCCCGTGCGCGAATACACCCTGACATCGGTGACGCCGCGATCGCGCAGGGCGGCCAGGCTCGCCCCCGCATAGCGGCCCGTACCCACCAGCAGCACCCGGGTCTGCGCCCAATCGGTGATGCGCGTCTCGGCCATGTCAAGCGCGAGGCGCACGACCGAGCGGCCAGCGCGCGAGAGCTCGGTGTTGTTCTTCACGCCGCGTGAGGTGCGCGAGGCGAGTTGGAAGACGCGCTCGAGTTCGCGCGTGACGGTGCCGCGCTCCCGTG is drawn from Microbacterium protaetiae and contains these coding sequences:
- a CDS encoding DUF2252 domain-containing protein yields the protein MSDPSAPTWQPLPTLAERVAAGRAVRQRVPRRELARLGDRRRDPLGIIARQNEDRVPELVPLRTERMSASPFTFYRGTAALMAADLANGPSSGIRVASCGDAHVSNFGFYASPARELLFDLNDFDEAAWAPWEWDLKRLVTSIVIAGQVSSRDDAVVQDAARGAVRTYARALRASLRRSPTQRYYTHFAATAADDTLDGASRRALRAAIRDARKRTGERAARRTTEIDAAGRRVFVENPPAMTHAPAEVVRGIRAEMERYVHSAGVDIRMLLQNFTVADVARRVVGVGSVGTRCYLIVFEDGDGNTLLLQAKQAGRSVLVEHGGLVQPPELDEYIEQHGQGGRVVALQRILQAASDPFLGHLRSEAGIELYVRQFHDMKGGIDIETLDDVPFARYAQACAAVLARAHSQSPAVAVVSGYVGGGRAIAEPLLEWAYGYAAVSREDYDAFFEAAVAPGIPSAG
- a CDS encoding glutamyl-tRNA reductase produces the protein MLLCFSSSHRTAALDTVERLERRADEVIARLAEPADGVSGSVVLSTCNRFEVYLDLQDAAAGEGAQDAASDHLVDAVATATGLASHDLRESGILLHGEAVAEHVFSVASGLESIVVGEGEIAGQVRRSLEGARERGTVTRELERVFQLASRTSRGVKNNTELSRAGRSVVRLALDMAETRITDWAQTRVLLVGTGRYAGASLAALRDRGVTDVRVYSRTGRAAGFVANHDIAAVPLDGLEQAIADSDILVACSVAPTVIVDAAMVEAARNLPGALERRLVIDLGLPRNVDPAVATLPDTELLDLETLRAHAPLPELGATDEARALVEGAVAEYRRASAEDAVTPALVALRSHVFDVLDGEIAWARKRGDTTPETEAALRHLAGVLLHGPSVRARELAADGRAGEFADAVTALFGVEPAAGRLVATVRADDEHDEAAS